A section of the Pyxidicoccus xibeiensis genome encodes:
- a CDS encoding ABC transporter ATP-binding protein — MGLAVQPVLSVLRRAAPRAALAVIFCQLVAGAATTWALLLTTSVLGQLLSGGTGAQRLEAALPTLLLLGGVQAVRMGLETATNVARAYLVPRVFRVAEEALFRVSLQVDLASFDDPGFYDRLHRARDRGVMHMEGATTCLVEALRAAFSVFGAVLALLWLHPLLLPLLGVALLPQGWAVLHAARLQYSGMATTISLTRQVHMMAELATQRESAPEIRTNQAQDYVLAEYQRSAVALQDHLVRLGIAEARSTAFGRMLSGLGLVATFVALGMMLQARWLELAVAGTAVIAVRSASAALALFMQMAHGLFEKGLYISDYREFIEQSSQRARPATAGVKAPENPGRIELQGVGFHYPGQEGRLALRDISLTIEAGQSIALVGENGSGKTTLAKLIAGLYPPTSGRITWDGIDLREMSPDSLADRVVMVLQDPIRWPRSARDNVRLGRHQRVDPDARMLLQSAEQSRALEVVENLPQGWDTLLSRQFRGGMDLSGGQWQRLAVARGLYRDAPLVIWDEPTAPLDARAEHAVYESLRQLARNRTVLLITHRLASVRNADRIYFLERGAVVEQGRHEELMTLNGRYAELYRLQTRLHGLEEDAPGR, encoded by the coding sequence GTGGGCCTGGCCGTCCAGCCGGTGCTGTCCGTGCTGCGCCGCGCCGCGCCCCGGGCCGCGCTCGCGGTCATCTTCTGCCAGCTCGTCGCGGGCGCGGCCACCACGTGGGCCCTGCTGCTCACGACGAGCGTCCTCGGACAGCTCCTGTCCGGCGGCACCGGCGCACAGCGGCTGGAGGCCGCCCTCCCCACCCTGCTCCTGCTGGGCGGCGTGCAGGCGGTCCGGATGGGCCTGGAGACGGCCACCAACGTGGCCCGTGCGTACCTCGTCCCGCGCGTGTTCCGGGTCGCCGAGGAGGCGCTCTTCCGGGTCAGCCTCCAGGTGGACCTGGCGTCCTTCGACGACCCCGGCTTCTACGACCGGCTGCACCGCGCCCGGGACCGGGGCGTCATGCACATGGAGGGCGCCACGACGTGCCTCGTCGAGGCGCTCCGTGCCGCGTTCTCGGTCTTCGGCGCGGTGCTCGCGCTGCTCTGGCTCCACCCGCTGCTGTTGCCCCTCCTGGGGGTCGCCCTGCTGCCCCAGGGCTGGGCGGTGCTCCACGCGGCGAGGCTGCAATACTCCGGCATGGCGACGACCATCTCCCTCACGCGCCAGGTCCACATGATGGCGGAGCTCGCCACGCAGCGGGAGTCCGCGCCGGAGATTCGCACCAACCAGGCCCAGGACTACGTGCTCGCCGAGTACCAGCGCAGCGCCGTGGCGCTGCAGGACCACCTGGTCCGCCTGGGCATCGCCGAGGCGCGCTCCACCGCCTTCGGCCGGATGCTGTCCGGCCTCGGCCTGGTCGCCACCTTCGTCGCGCTCGGGATGATGCTGCAGGCGCGCTGGCTGGAGCTGGCCGTCGCCGGCACGGCGGTCATCGCCGTGCGCAGCGCGAGCGCGGCGCTCGCCCTGTTCATGCAGATGGCGCATGGCCTGTTCGAGAAGGGCCTGTATATCAGCGACTACCGCGAGTTCATCGAGCAGTCCTCGCAGCGGGCCCGGCCCGCCACGGCGGGGGTGAAGGCGCCGGAGAACCCGGGACGCATCGAGCTGCAGGGCGTGGGGTTCCACTACCCGGGCCAGGAGGGCCGGCTGGCGCTGCGCGACATCTCCCTGACCATCGAGGCCGGGCAGAGCATCGCCCTCGTCGGGGAGAATGGCTCGGGCAAGACGACGCTGGCCAAGCTGATTGCCGGGCTCTACCCGCCGACCTCCGGCCGCATCACCTGGGATGGCATCGACCTGCGGGAGATGTCACCCGACAGCCTCGCGGACCGGGTGGTCATGGTGCTGCAGGACCCCATCCGCTGGCCGCGCAGCGCCCGGGACAACGTCCGCCTCGGCCGCCACCAGCGGGTGGACCCGGACGCCCGCATGCTGCTCCAGTCCGCCGAGCAGTCGCGCGCCCTCGAAGTCGTGGAGAACCTGCCGCAGGGCTGGGACACCCTCCTGTCGCGCCAGTTCCGGGGCGGCATGGACCTGTCGGGCGGGCAGTGGCAGCGGCTCGCCGTGGCGCGCGGCCTGTACCGGGACGCCCCGCTGGTCATCTGGGACGAGCCGACGGCGCCGCTGGATGCCAGGGCCGAGCATGCCGTCTACGAGTCGCTCCGGCAGCTGGCCCGAAACCGCACCGTGCTCCTCATCACCCACCGGCTGGCCAGCGTCCGCAACGCCGACCGCATCTACTTCCTGGAGCGGGGCGCCGTGGTCGAGCAGGGGCGCCACGAGGAGCTGATGACGCTGAACGGGCGCTACGCCGAGCTCTATCGCCTCCAGACGCGGCTGCACGGGCTGGAGGAGGACGCCCCCGGAAGATGA
- a CDS encoding FAD-binding oxidoreductase — MTTSTEAEARCRDVDWSPLRTALEGAVIVPGDEQLLLANKQFAAGRPLLPLQALVRCRNTADVQRTLEFLVRHELPFSVRSGGHCFADLSTRAPVVVDLSENNRVEPQEGLAVIGPGALSAEVSRRLASVGRVVPTGGCPRVALGGLALVGGFGFLGRRHGLTTDQVERLEVVRADGSVVHASAGEAPDLYWALRGSGTAGFGIVTRLTLRTFPLEALTVVNGRWAPTEAAGLMELWQRHAPDAEDDVNLELGLVAPDDPELPTYVELFGVILGSEAGAANHLRAWERHLGPLASGLRTWRLPPAEAADYLVGLLDHETAPAWMPSLPYRHTGYQFTRSNFFDEPLAPESIQACVEQFQADRRYAQHRELELIPWGGAYARSNEGSSFIHRKARMMLRHTGTVGSRSSEALREHARGWVDASQATVRRHANGHVYQGYADLRLDDPHRAYYGDSLPRLRHLKHEYDPHDVFRHAQSLPPR, encoded by the coding sequence ATGACGACCTCGACTGAAGCCGAAGCGCGCTGCCGGGACGTGGACTGGTCTCCCCTGCGCACGGCCCTCGAGGGCGCGGTGATTGTTCCCGGAGATGAGCAGCTGCTCCTGGCCAACAAGCAGTTCGCGGCCGGCCGGCCGTTGCTTCCGCTCCAGGCCCTGGTGCGCTGCCGGAACACCGCCGACGTCCAGCGCACGCTGGAGTTCCTCGTGCGGCACGAGCTGCCCTTCTCGGTGCGCAGCGGCGGGCATTGCTTCGCCGACCTGTCCACCCGCGCGCCCGTCGTCGTCGACCTCTCGGAGAACAACCGCGTCGAGCCCCAGGAAGGCCTCGCCGTCATCGGCCCGGGCGCCCTGTCCGCCGAGGTCAGCAGGCGCCTGGCCTCCGTGGGGCGTGTCGTCCCCACTGGAGGCTGTCCCCGCGTGGCCCTCGGCGGACTCGCGCTCGTCGGAGGCTTCGGCTTCCTCGGACGCCGCCACGGGCTCACCACCGACCAGGTCGAACGTCTGGAGGTGGTCCGTGCCGACGGCAGCGTGGTCCATGCGAGCGCGGGCGAGGCGCCGGACCTCTACTGGGCGCTGCGCGGCTCGGGCACCGCCGGCTTCGGCATCGTCACCCGGCTGACGCTGCGAACGTTTCCCCTGGAGGCGCTCACCGTCGTCAACGGCAGGTGGGCCCCGACGGAGGCCGCCGGGCTGATGGAGCTCTGGCAACGGCACGCGCCCGACGCGGAGGACGACGTCAACCTGGAGCTGGGCCTCGTCGCGCCGGACGACCCGGAGCTGCCGACCTACGTGGAGCTCTTCGGCGTCATCCTCGGCAGTGAGGCCGGTGCAGCGAACCACCTGAGAGCGTGGGAGCGCCACCTGGGGCCGCTGGCCTCCGGACTGCGCACGTGGCGGCTGCCTCCGGCCGAGGCGGCGGACTACCTCGTCGGGCTCCTCGACCACGAGACGGCACCGGCGTGGATGCCCAGCCTCCCCTACAGGCACACGGGCTACCAGTTCACCCGCTCCAACTTCTTCGACGAGCCCCTGGCGCCGGAGTCCATCCAGGCCTGCGTCGAGCAGTTCCAGGCCGACCGTCGCTACGCCCAGCACCGCGAGCTGGAGCTCATCCCCTGGGGCGGTGCGTATGCACGCTCCAACGAGGGCTCCAGCTTCATCCACCGCAAGGCGCGCATGATGCTCCGCCACACCGGCACGGTGGGCTCGCGGTCGTCGGAAGCGCTGCGTGAGCATGCGCGCGGGTGGGTGGATGCCTCGCAGGCCACCGTGCGCCGTCACGCCAATGGCCATGTCTACCAGGGCTACGCGGACCTGCGCCTGGACGACCCTCACCGTGCCTATTACGGGGACAGCCTTCCGCGGCTCCGGCACCTCAAGCACGAGTACGACCCGCACGACGTCTTCCGCCACGCCCAGAGCCTTCCTCCGCGGTGA